In Deltaproteobacteria bacterium, the sequence TGTCTGATCAACAATCTCGCGCGTGTATTTCGCTGTCACCTCTCTCAAGATCTTCTGCTGGTCCGGTGACAATTTATTATATTCGGACTGCAACATCACAAGCGCCCCCATCGAATTCACGACGGGGAGATCGGTCATGTACTTTACCTTCGAACACCACTGGAGCGCGAGGCAACCGAGTGGTGGGACATAAACCGCTTCGATCATATTCGTCGAAAGTGCCGTCATGACATCCGTGATCGCCAGGGGTACTGGAGCGACACCGAGCGAGGCAAACGTCGCCGCAGCGAGAGGATCCCCCTCCCATTGCCAGACCTTTGTTCCTTTCAGATCTGTAAGTTTCTTGATCGGTTTGTTGGAGTAAATGTAAACAAAACCGGCCTCGGCCCATCCGAGCAAGACGACTGGAGGGTTCCCCTTCGACAAAACCGCCTCCATCTGACTCCCCATCTTGCCGGTCACGTAGTCAATCTCTTGTGGAGTTTTATACAGAAAAGGAAGCTCCAAGACCCGGATCTGCGGCGCGATCTGACCTAAACCATTTCCGGTAAATCCTCCGGCATGGATCTGTTTGATCCGCATCTTCCGGACGACATCCTTCTCGTCCCCTTGTGTCCCGCCTGGATAGATCTTGAATGAAAGCTTCCCGCCGCTTTTCGTCTTCAACTCCTCATTCATCTTCGTCGTGATCTTGTCCCATGAGGAACCGGCCGGGGCGATGGTCGCCAGCTTGATTTCTGTTGTCTGAGACCACACAACAGATGACATCAATAAGGCAAGCACCAACACGAATGTTCTCATAACCACTCCTTTCAATTCCCTCTTGCCCCACTTTGAAAAAGGGGGGTTGGGGGGATTTTAAAATAAATCCTTTTCCTTCTCCCTCAAAAATCTCACCCGCTCCTTTGCCAACATGTTCGCGAGCTTCTGCTCCGGCAATGCATTCGGATCACCCAACTCGACCTTTCCGATCAAATCATTGAAAAGGTTTTTGTCCTGCGTCTGTACCGCCAGAAACTGGGCCTGCAAGGCATAAGGGATCAAAAAACGTCCGCCACTCGTATTCACCGCCTCTTCAAAATGTTTCTTGGCCATCTCCGGATTTCCCCCAAGCATCGCCGGCCGGCTTGCATAATAAACCCCATAAAAGAGATGAGGACCTCCATAGAAAAACCCTGGATCTAACTCAAGGACTCGCGCCATCATCGCCTCGACAATCGCAAGATCCGAAACCGACCGCACATCATCCTTTGTCAGATTCACATAATTTCCCCAGGAAAGCGCGGTCCAAAAAATCATTCCGACCTCATCACGCCCGACCCCCGCGAGAGCGGATTTCAAGGGACCCAAGCCTTGGTCGATCGCCTTTCTGAGATCCTTATCCTCTCGCTCAATCAGCATAAGCCCATAATTCTTCCCGCGTGAATAAAAGAGCTTCGCCCGTTCGAGAATAACCTGAAACCGCTCCGGATTCTCCTTTTCATATTGCAGCAATCGATTCTCGAGAAAACCGAAGGCGTAGGTGCCGTACGACTTCGAGAGGAGCAAAAGGTAGTTTTTGTTCTTCGGATTTTGGTGATGAAAGACCTCGAGCGTCTTGATCATCGCAAGACCGGTCTGCTCGCCCACTTCGATATCTTGTTCCTCTTCAAA encodes:
- the dctP gene encoding TRAP transporter substrate-binding protein DctP, giving the protein MRTFVLVLALLMSSVVWSQTTEIKLATIAPAGSSWDKITTKMNEELKTKSGGKLSFKIYPGGTQGDEKDVVRKMRIKQIHAGGFTGNGLGQIAPQIRVLELPFLYKTPQEIDYVTGKMGSQMEAVLSKGNPPVVLLGWAEAGFVYIYSNKPIKKLTDLKGTKVWQWEGDPLAAATFASLGVAPVPLAITDVMTALSTNMIEAVYVPPLGCLALQWCSKVKYMTDLPVVNSMGALVMLQSEYNKLSPDQQKILREVTAKYTREIVDQTRKDNLQAVEETKRLGVQIVSVDEKDRQEIMDAAKKVWTDQAGKLYTAEQLLTIQKLVAEVTKGHSASAQLH